The Prochlorococcus sp. MIT 0801 genomic sequence CTTGGCGGCGGTATCACGCGATTGCCGTTGTCAAAATTAATTCCACCAAATCAACTTTTTGACCTTGAGGAGATTTTAGAACCCTATTGCAGATAAGATTTGATCAATTGCTTCTTTATTCTTGCTAATCATTCAGGTGACTAATGCTAGAGAGGTTGTAAGGCAGCGAATTGGTCGATTAGGAGAGAGACTTATAGGGAAAGTTGCTGATGCTGATGCACAGGTTGAAAAGGAATTAATGAAAGAGATGGAAATAGCTTTTAAAGAGTTTGGCATCGAAGCAAGAATTCTCTCAGTAAGTGGAGTGAAAACGGATGAAATGAATTGTTTGGAAATTCCACTTAAAGTTAGATCAGAAAAAGATGTTTTTCTTAAAGACGAATAAACTTCTCCTTTAAAAACTTACTTAATTTATCAATATCATCAATTTTAAGAATAATTGCTAGACAATAAAAGATAATCATACTAATTCCAGATGATATTATTAATTTTAATAATAAATTGATAAAACTATAGGGTATAAATATTACTTTAAAAATAAAGAATGAGCAAATACCAGAAATTAGACCTATTAGAATAATTCTCAGATTCTGAGATAATAGATTAGATAAATCTAGATTATCTAATTTATGATTTAATTTAAATAGTAAAAGTATGCAAGCAAAGAAATTAACAAATGTAGTTGAAAAGACTAATCCATTTACTCCTAAGTTTAGGGGTGATAGCTCCCCCCATGGACTTGAGCCTCCTATGAAAAACCAGTCAAAAAATAAATTTAATAATATTGCTATGATTGATATTCTAAATGGTGTTTTTGCATCCTCTATACCATAAAAAACTCTTACTAATAGATCTCTACATAGATAAAAAGGCATGCCTATTCCATATGCAATTAATAGTTGACTTACTACATCAACCGCATTTTGATTGAATGAACCTCTCCCATAGATTAATATAACTATTGGAGTAGAAAGTGAAATAAATATCGATCCTAAAAACACCATAGAAGTCGACGAAAGAATTAATCCCTGATGGATTTTTTTGATCAATTTTAAATGATTTTCTCGAGCTCTTAAACTTACAAAAACTGGTAATAATGGAATTAAAATAGAATTTGATACTATTCCAAGAGGTGCTTGAACTAAAAAGTTCGCGTAACTTAAGGCAGCTGCAGCACCAACTATTTTCGATGCAAAGAATAAATCAGTAAAAACATTAATTTGTATCATTCCTGAAGATAGTGATGCAGGGGCAATCATTTTCAAGGCCCTTTTTAGTTCTGCATATTTTGTTCTTATTGAAAAACTTATCGCAAATATTCCTTTTTTTATTAGGAACGGTATTTGAATTAAATATTGAGAAAGGGCACCTATAAATGTAGCCTTAGCTAAAATAATTCCTCCTCTCATATTCAATCCATCTATATCAATAGTATTTCCTTTGTTTATCCAAAAGTTTGATATTGAAATTATGATTACTAGACTTGAAACTAATGGAGCGATAGAGGGAATCAAAAATTCTTTCTTTGCATTTAGTGATCCAAATCCAAGACCTATTAATCCAGAAAGGAAGATTATTGGAGACATTATTTTTAATTGATAGGATGCTATTTCTTTTATTTCAGGGGTTAAACTAGGTCCAACTAAATTAATCAAAAAATCAGATGAAAAGAAAATAAAAAAACTTATAATTAATAGTATTATAGATAAAATATTATTGATTGAACTTATAAATAATCTACTGTCAACTTTATTTTTATCTGCCAATAGTGTAACCATTGAGTTATGCAATGGACCATTAATACCTCCTAAGAGAACTAAAAAAAATCCAGGTATAATATAAGCATAATTATATGCATCATATGCAGCACTAATTCCGAAAGCACCAGCAATAACTAGTTGCCTTGCCATCCCTACAAATTTGCTCAATAAAGTTCCTAAACTTACGACGAAAGCAATTTCTTTGATTGATTTCGACATGTTAAATTTGAAAAAAGAGAACTTTCATTTTTCTAGAATATTTTGTAGTCCTTGTTTTAATTGGATGTTAATTAAGTGATTGAAATTGGCAAAACCATTATTAAGTTTCCTCCTCTTATAGAGGGAATATTAATTAAGAGATATAAGAGGTTTTTGGCGGATATTGAATTGGATGATGGAGAGGTTGTTACAGCGCATTGTGCAAACACAGGCCCGATGAAAGGGGTCTTGTGGCCTGGGCGAAGAGTCAGACTCAAGTATTCTCCTTCTCCCAAACGTAAATTAGATTGGTCTTGGGAGCAAGCTGAGGTTCCTAGTCATAATGAGAACAAGAAATGCTGGGTAGGTATTAATACATCTTTGCCTAATAAATTGATTAAACATCTAATTGAAGCAAATTGTTTAGAGAAGCAATTTGGTCAAATTTCAAGCATTAAGCCTGAAGTTGTTTATGGCTTTGAGAGAAAAAGTAGAATTGATCTATTGCTTTATCCCAGCATTCAGAATGAAGATAGTAGAAAGATATTTGTCGAGGTTAAAAATACAACTTGGTGTCAAGATTCTTTAGCATTGTTCCCAGATACAGTAACGACTAGAGGTCAAAAACATTTAATAGAATTAATGAGTATTTATCCAGATTCTCGAGCAGTCCTAATTCCTTGTATTAGTAGAAGTGATATAGAACTTTTTGCACCTGGTGACATAGCAGATCCTGAATATGGGAGGTTGTTTAGAGAGGCAATAGCTAAGGGTGTTGAAGTGATTCCATGCGCATTTGGTTTTTTTGCAGATCACATCACCTGGGAGGGTGTTAGACCATTTCAGAATTCGAGAGAAAAATAAATTATTTAATATAAGTCACAGTTTTAAATAGTTTACCTATTAAAACTAGTTCTTGGTTTTGGCTGTACTGCTTCAGCTATTTACACATTTATAAATTCAATTAATTGAATTTATAAATGTGTAAATAAGAACATATTTTCAAGACTAAACTCTTTTTTGTATAAACACTTACATCTTGTATGTATGTGTTGCATACATATTTAATGTTGTATAAATTTTGGATTAACTATCCATTTCTTTTTCTCGAAGTAAGCATCATTTATGACCACTGCTTTGCAATCGCCTCCAAGGCGTACTACTTCCCGTCTTCAAGACGCAAGTCTTTTGAACGGGCCAATGCTTCTTTTAAGAAGTATTAAAGGCTTTAGAAGAAGTCAGTCTTGGGCATGGCTAGCCTCTATCCCCTTGGCCCTTTTGGGGTTAGGTGTTTTCACTTTCTCTGCAAGAGCTGAGGTTGCTCTTTCAGATTTAACAGGACCACAAGCCGCTGCTTTCTTGGCGGACAACCTTTGGTTATTTATAGCCACAATCCTCGTTATTTTTATGAACGCGGGATTCGCAATGGTTGAAGCTGGTATGTGCCGTCAAAAAAATGCGGTCAACATTTTAGCTAAAAATTTATTTGTTTTTGCTCTTGCTGTTACTGCCTACTGGGTAGTTGGTTATTCCTTAATGTATGGCGGTTCAGTGATTGATGGATGGCTTTATTTCCAAGGCTTATTCGTTGATCCTGATCCTTCAGGTGCACTTGAGTGCGCAGCCGCTGGAGATACAGGTTGTCTTGTCCCAGCAGTTGATTTCCTTTTTCAATCTGCTTTTGCTGGTACTGCTGCAACGATCGTTTCGGGATTGGTTGCTGAGAGAGTCAAATTTGGTGAATTTGTGGTTTTCTCAATAGTTTTGACTGCTTTTATCTATCCAATTGCAGGAAGTTGGCAGTGGAATGGTGGTTGGCTTGCTGAACTTGGTTTTATTGATTTTGCTGGTTCATCTATTGTCCACTCTGTTGGAGGATGGGCAGGTCTTGTTGGAGCAATGCTTCTAGGACCACGTATTGGCAAATTTGTTGATGGCAAAGCTCAAGCGATGCCTGGACACAATATGGCCATTGCAACTTTAGGAGCATTAATCCTTTGGATTGGTTGGTACGGATTCAACCCTGGCTCAGAATTAGCAATGGATCAATATGTTGCTTACGTCGCAGTAACAACAACTTTGGCAGCAGCTGGTGGTGCAATCGCCGCTACAGTTTTATCTACCATTACTTCTGGCAAGCCTGATCTAACCATGATAATCAATGGCATTCTTGCTGGATTAGTAAGTATCACTGCTGGTTGTGGCAATATGACTTTTGCTGGATCTTGGCTCGCTGGTGCTGTAGGTGGATTAATCGTCGTAGTTGCAGTAGCTGCTTTGGATTCTGCAGGTATTGATGATCCAGTTGGTGCTTTCTCAGTTCACGGAGTTTGTGGGGTCTGGGGAACTATTGTTATCGGCCTTTGGGGCGTTGATGGAATGGATCCTGGAGCTGCAGGAATTGGTCTTCTCAATGGAGGAGGAATTAACCAATTCTTCATTCAAGCATTAGGAGCAGCTGCTTATGGCATATGGACTGTTGTGACATGCTGGATTGCTTGGCAAATTATTGGTGGCTTCTTCGGAGGTATCAGAGTTAGCGAAGCAGAAGAGACACAGGGACTTGATATTGGCGAGCATGGAATGGAGGCTTATCCTGACTTTGCTTCTAGCTAGTTAACTTGTTTAATTGTCTTACATTAAATCTAAAAAAGCCCGGAATATTTCTGGGCTTTTTTAGTGTGGTTTAATAGTGATGAGATTCCTATCAATTTGTTTTTTACTATTTAATTGAAATGGATACTCAAGCCTTCAAGCAAACCCTTCATAAATCGGATCGTTATAACCGACGAGGATTTGGTTCAGCAAATAAGCGAGCTCAAGCACTTGCTGAGGCTTATCAAAGTGGTTTGATTGGATCTATTAGAGAAAATGGAAATCTTTTAGAGCATGGAAGATTAAAAGTTAAACTTGCAGAAGCTTTTGGATTTTGTTGGGGAGTAGAAAGATCAGTAGCAATGGCTTATGAGACTAGGAAGCATTATCCAAATGAAAGAATTTGGATAACTAATGAAATCATTCATAACCCCTCTGTGAATGATCATTTAAGGAAAATGAATGTTCTTTTTATTACTGAGGAGAAAGGGATCAAAGATTTTTCAGTAGTAAAAGATGGAGATGTAGTAATTCTTCCTGCATTTGGAGCAACGGTTCAAGATATGAAGCTTTTACACGATAGAGGTTGTCATATTATTGATACAACTTGCCCATGGGTTTCAAAAGTTTGGCATACAGTCGAAAAGCATAAAAAACATACATTCACATCAATTATTCATGGCAAATATAAACACGAAGAAACTTTAGCGACTAGTTCTTTCGCAGGGACTTATCTAGTTCTATTTGACCTTGAAGAGGCGAATTATGTTTCTGATTATATTTTAGGCAAGGGAAATAGAGAAGATTTCTTAAAGCGTTTTTCAAAAGCTTCTTCATCAGGATTCGATCCAGATAAGGATTTGCAAAAAGTTGGAGTTGCTAATCAGACCACAATGTTAAAAAGCGAAACTGAGGAAATAGGAAGATTGTTTGAGAAAACAATGTTGCAACGATTTGGACCAGCTCAATTGAACGAACATTTTCTAGCTATTAATACCATTTGTGATGCTACTGAAGAAAGACAGGGAGCAATGTTTTCGCTAGTTGATGAACCTCTTGATCTTATGGTTGTAATTGGTGGATTCAATTCTTCCAACACAACTCATCTTCAAGAAATCGCAATTAGTAGGGGGATTCGTTCATTTCATATTGATACTCCAGAGAGAATTGGAGAAGAGACCAATACCATTACTCATATGCCTCTAGAGGGAGGAGAATTGTTAACTGAGGAAAATTTTCTTCAAAAGGGAAATATTAGTGTAGGTATTACTTCTGGTGCTTCAACTCCCGACCGTGTAGTTGAAGATGTTATCCACAAGCTAATGAAAATAGGCGAAAATTTTTGATAAGAAAAAAACGCAATTTTGCTCCAATCTCTCGTAGGATAGTTAATAGTTTTTAGTAGAAGATGACTCAAGCAAACAAATCTAATCTTAAAGATCCTGATTCACAAAAAGTTGAAGTGGTTGTTCAAAGCCCTGAAGGTGAAGTGAATATTTTTGGTGAACTATCAATCTTTGTCCTGAGAGTTAGCTTTAGTTTGTTCATGGTTCATCACGGTCTGGAAAAATTGAGTGATCCAGGAGGATTCGCTGAATTTGTGGTAGGCAAATACTTCAGCTTTCTTCCTGGTGATCCTGTGATTTGGACTTATTTGGCGGGAGTAACTCAAATAGTTTGTCCAATTGGATTAGCAACAGGAGTATTGGCAAGATTATCCTCCTTGGGGCTGTTCTCAACTATGGTTTTTGCTTTGTATTTCCATTTCATAGATACTGGTTTAGAGGGATTCCCTTTTGCTGTAGTCGAAAATCACAATTATATTTTTGAATTATCCGCTATTTATGCAGCAATATCATTTTATTTCTTATGTGCAGGTCCTGGCAGATTATCACTTTTCAGGAAATCTAATAAAATAACTTACTATCCAAAAGGATCGTAATTAAGTATAAATTTAAAGTAAAGAATAATATATTTAAGAAAACCAACTCTTTGAGTTTATCTCAATGTAAAAAGTGCCTTTTACCAGTAAGAATCATTTTTATTCCAAATTCATTGCAGGCTTTAATAGAATCTTTGTCTCTAATACTTCCACCTGGCTGAATAATTGCACTAATACCATAATCAGAAGCCATCTTTACAGTATCGTCGAATGGGAAAAACCCATCACTAGCCATTACAGCACCTTTTGATTTTGTACCAGCAACTTCCAATGCAAGTTTTGCTGAACCTACCCTATTCATTTGACCAGCACCAATCCCTAGACTCTGCTGATTGGATGCTACGGCTATTGCATTTGATCGTATATGTTTTACGATTTTCCATGCAAAAGATAAGTCATTCATTTCTTCATCTGTTGGGATTAGTTCCGTAACAGTTTTCCATTCTTTTTGATCAATACTTGGTTCGTCTAAATCTTGAATTAATAAACCACCAAGTATGCTTCTTATGTGATTTTGATCTGCTTTTTGAATAGACTCAGCTTTTAATTCCAAGAGCCTAAGATTTTTCTTTTTTGAAAGTATTTCTTTTGCATTCTCATCAAAATATGGAGCTACAACACATTCAATAAATATATTTTCAATTTCTTTTGCTGCAGCTTCATTAACAGGGCAATTGATAGCAATAATACCCCCAAAAGCACTTACTCTATCCCCATCTAATGCTTTTTTAAGAGCTGAGGATGAAGAATCTCCAATAGCTACTCCACAAGGATTTGTATGCTTAATTACTACCGCTGCTTTTTGATATGAGGGGTTACTAATAGTATTTTCATAACCAAATTCACGAAGAGTAGATAAAGCAGCCTCCAGATCTAAAAGATTATTTGTACTTAATTCTTTGCCTTGTAATTGTTTAGCTCCACTCCATCCTTTTTCAGGCTCTCCATACCATGAAGCTTTTTGATGAGGATTTTCTCCATACCTCAGTTCTTGCTTTAGTGGCAAGCTTTGCAACCAAGAAACCTTTTTTGAGGAGCTTTGATTAGCAATCCATTTACTTATTGTTAGGTCATAGGTGGCGGTATGCTCAAAAGCTTGTTGCGAATATTTTTTTCGTAATTCAGTAGTGATCTTTTTTGATTTATAGGCATCAATTAAGTATGAGTATTGACTTGGATCAGTAACTACAAGAACATCTTGATGATTTTTTGCTGCTGCTCGGATCATTGTTGGCCCGCCGATATCAATATTTTCGATAGCTTCCTCCCATGAAACATTCTCTTTGGAAATTGTTTTTTCAAATGGATATAAGTTAACAACCACCAAGTCTATCGGATTGATATTTTGTTTATCTAAATCATCTAAATGAGATTGTTTATCTCGTCTGGCTAATATCCCTCCATGAATTTTTGGATTTAGTGTTTTTACTCTTCCTCCAAGAATTTCTGGGAATCCTGTGTAATCTGCGACTCGTGTAACAGGAAGATTTTCACTCTCAATTAACTTTGCAGTCCCGCCACTTGAAATAATTTTGAAGCCCAGTTCATTAACTAATGCTTTCGCAAGTGGAATTAAGCCAGTTTTGTCTGAGACACTTAGCAGAGCTATCGGTGACATTTTTATTTTTGAAATCTATTCTTCTCGATAACCTACGCATCAAAGAAGAATATTGCATTCAAGATGACTGAACTAATCTCTTTAAACTCTGAATCCGCAACAAATAGACTTATTTTGCTGCATGGTTGGGGGGCTGATGCCCATGATTTAATGCCTATTGGGAAATTATTAACTGATGGATTAAAAGATCCTTTTGAAATAGTTTCTCTTTCTGCTCCTCAGCCTCATCCAAGCGGATCAGGTAGGCAATGGTACCCTTTATACCCTCACGAATGGGAACAGGTCCCCAATGCAGTGTTAGATCTTGAAAAACGCTTAAATAATCTTTGCACTAAACAAATTCCTTTAGACAAGACATTGTTATTGGGCTTTTCTCAAGGAGGTGCAATTGCCTTAGATATTGCGACAAGAATTAAATTTCAGGGAGTTTTTGCACTTAGCTCATATCCTCATCCAGATTGGGAACCTACAAAAAATATGCCACCTATTTTTCTTTGCCATGGCGAAATGGACTCAGTAGTCCCAAAAGCTGCTTCTAAGAAAAGTCTTGATATTTTGGTGGGAAATGGAGTTAAAGCAGAATTATTTTTTTTCGATGGAGGCCATGAAATTAATAATGATCTAATTGGTTATTGCCGTGGGAAAATTGAACAACTATTTTTAAGTTAAACAAAAGCATATTCATACTCTTCGATTTCTTCCCAGTCATCTGCTGTAAGTTCTAGACCAGCAAAGATTTTGTCTTCACCCAGGAACTCAACAATCACTCTTAAAGAAGGGAACAGGAAATGATTTTCTTCAGCATATTGAGCACTAAACAAACCTTTCTCTCCCCAAAAAAAGCGATCAGTAGTGTGCTCATTACGACGTACATTTAATATAGCTGGGGCATAGAGCCCCTCTTCTGCGATAAATCTTCTAGCTGCTGTTACAGGCTTGTGCTGACCTGTACCTAAATGGAAAATAGGTACATGGGACATAACACGCTGTCCTGCCAGTCTTCTTCTGCTAATTCTTTTGCGCTTCTTAGACATGAAAAAACTACCTTTATTTGTTTGGAGAGAGTTAGAGGTTTTTCTTTTTTATTGGCTCTAGCCTAAGCAAGAGTTTTTAAGAAAAATAATTTGAAACTGAGGAGAAAACCTTTCTCAAATAATTAAAAAGTTGACTACAGAGGTTACCCATCAATCTCTGCAACAGCCTCAAAGTCACTTAAAGTGCTCACTTTTTGATTTAATTTGAGATAGCCTCCTAGTTAAGGAATCTAAATTCTTTATTAACATCTTAATACTTTTTTCAAATTTTTCAAGTTTTTGAATCTTTCTTTTTACCTGACTAAGATTGCGTAATGACTTCAATGCATTATTCAGACCGGTTTTTGAATTTTGTTCAACAACAGTTGATGAGCTTTCAAGCTGACCAAGAGCTTGAGCATGTTGTTGTTTATGTAGCTAGATCTGGAGAAAGTGGATCACCTACTTTGGAAGTAGTTGGCCAGTGGCCGAAGTCAGAGAAAGTTTTACAGCCAGTAGAAACTGATACTGCCCTTCGCACGCCTTCTTCTAATAGGAGATGGTATCCATTGCAGGAGGGGTCAATATTGCTAGGTGTTATACGCGCGGAGAGAATCGCTTCTGAGGAAGAATGGCGCGAGTCTCTTGATCAACGCCTGCAAGCAATGTCAACTTTATTAGCTAACTCCCTCGCTTCTGAACTTGATAGAAAAAGGTTATTAGATCAATTAGATGATCAAAAGGAGCAGATATCATTAATGGTGC encodes the following:
- the sfsA gene encoding DNA/RNA nuclease SfsA, producing MIEIGKTIIKFPPLIEGILIKRYKRFLADIELDDGEVVTAHCANTGPMKGVLWPGRRVRLKYSPSPKRKLDWSWEQAEVPSHNENKKCWVGINTSLPNKLIKHLIEANCLEKQFGQISSIKPEVVYGFERKSRIDLLLYPSIQNEDSRKIFVEVKNTTWCQDSLALFPDTVTTRGQKHLIELMSIYPDSRAVLIPCISRSDIELFAPGDIADPEYGRLFREAIAKGVEVIPCAFGFFADHITWEGVRPFQNSREK
- a CDS encoding DUF3155 domain-containing protein, giving the protein MSKKRKRISRRRLAGQRVMSHVPIFHLGTGQHKPVTAARRFIAEEGLYAPAILNVRRNEHTTDRFFWGEKGLFSAQYAEENHFLFPSLRVIVEFLGEDKIFAGLELTADDWEEIEEYEYAFV
- a CDS encoding 4-hydroxy-3-methylbut-2-enyl diphosphate reductase encodes the protein MDTQAFKQTLHKSDRYNRRGFGSANKRAQALAEAYQSGLIGSIRENGNLLEHGRLKVKLAEAFGFCWGVERSVAMAYETRKHYPNERIWITNEIIHNPSVNDHLRKMNVLFITEEKGIKDFSVVKDGDVVILPAFGATVQDMKLLHDRGCHIIDTTCPWVSKVWHTVEKHKKHTFTSIIHGKYKHEETLATSSFAGTYLVLFDLEEANYVSDYILGKGNREDFLKRFSKASSSGFDPDKDLQKVGVANQTTMLKSETEEIGRLFEKTMLQRFGPAQLNEHFLAINTICDATEERQGAMFSLVDEPLDLMVVIGGFNSSNTTHLQEIAISRGIRSFHIDTPERIGEETNTITHMPLEGGELLTEENFLQKGNISVGITSGASTPDRVVEDVIHKLMKIGENF
- a CDS encoding DoxX family protein, with amino-acid sequence MTQANKSNLKDPDSQKVEVVVQSPEGEVNIFGELSIFVLRVSFSLFMVHHGLEKLSDPGGFAEFVVGKYFSFLPGDPVIWTYLAGVTQIVCPIGLATGVLARLSSLGLFSTMVFALYFHFIDTGLEGFPFAVVENHNYIFELSAIYAAISFYFLCAGPGRLSLFRKSNKITYYPKGS
- the purH gene encoding bifunctional phosphoribosylaminoimidazolecarboxamide formyltransferase/IMP cyclohydrolase, with product MSPIALLSVSDKTGLIPLAKALVNELGFKIISSGGTAKLIESENLPVTRVADYTGFPEILGGRVKTLNPKIHGGILARRDKQSHLDDLDKQNINPIDLVVVNLYPFEKTISKENVSWEEAIENIDIGGPTMIRAAAKNHQDVLVVTDPSQYSYLIDAYKSKKITTELRKKYSQQAFEHTATYDLTISKWIANQSSSKKVSWLQSLPLKQELRYGENPHQKASWYGEPEKGWSGAKQLQGKELSTNNLLDLEAALSTLREFGYENTISNPSYQKAAVVIKHTNPCGVAIGDSSSSALKKALDGDRVSAFGGIIAINCPVNEAAAKEIENIFIECVVAPYFDENAKEILSKKKNLRLLELKAESIQKADQNHIRSILGGLLIQDLDEPSIDQKEWKTVTELIPTDEEMNDLSFAWKIVKHIRSNAIAVASNQQSLGIGAGQMNRVGSAKLALEVAGTKSKGAVMASDGFFPFDDTVKMASDYGISAIIQPGGSIRDKDSIKACNEFGIKMILTGKRHFLH
- the murJ gene encoding murein biosynthesis integral membrane protein MurJ codes for the protein MSKSIKEIAFVVSLGTLLSKFVGMARQLVIAGAFGISAAYDAYNYAYIIPGFFLVLLGGINGPLHNSMVTLLADKNKVDSRLFISSINNILSIILLIISFFIFFSSDFLINLVGPSLTPEIKEIASYQLKIMSPIIFLSGLIGLGFGSLNAKKEFLIPSIAPLVSSLVIIISISNFWINKGNTIDIDGLNMRGGIILAKATFIGALSQYLIQIPFLIKKGIFAISFSIRTKYAELKRALKMIAPASLSSGMIQINVFTDLFFASKIVGAAAALSYANFLVQAPLGIVSNSILIPLLPVFVSLRARENHLKLIKKIHQGLILSSTSMVFLGSIFISLSTPIVILIYGRGSFNQNAVDVVSQLLIAYGIGMPFYLCRDLLVRVFYGIEDAKTPFRISIIAILLNLFFDWFFIGGSSPWGELSPLNLGVNGLVFSTTFVNFFACILLLFKLNHKLDNLDLSNLLSQNLRIILIGLISGICSFFIFKVIFIPYSFINLLLKLIISSGISMIIFYCLAIILKIDDIDKLSKFLKEKFIRL
- a CDS encoding alpha/beta hydrolase, with the protein product MTELISLNSESATNRLILLHGWGADAHDLMPIGKLLTDGLKDPFEIVSLSAPQPHPSGSGRQWYPLYPHEWEQVPNAVLDLEKRLNNLCTKQIPLDKTLLLGFSQGGAIALDIATRIKFQGVFALSSYPHPDWEPTKNMPPIFLCHGEMDSVVPKAASKKSLDILVGNGVKAELFFFDGGHEINNDLIGYCRGKIEQLFLS
- a CDS encoding ammonium transporter, whose translation is MTTALQSPPRRTTSRLQDASLLNGPMLLLRSIKGFRRSQSWAWLASIPLALLGLGVFTFSARAEVALSDLTGPQAAAFLADNLWLFIATILVIFMNAGFAMVEAGMCRQKNAVNILAKNLFVFALAVTAYWVVGYSLMYGGSVIDGWLYFQGLFVDPDPSGALECAAAGDTGCLVPAVDFLFQSAFAGTAATIVSGLVAERVKFGEFVVFSIVLTAFIYPIAGSWQWNGGWLAELGFIDFAGSSIVHSVGGWAGLVGAMLLGPRIGKFVDGKAQAMPGHNMAIATLGALILWIGWYGFNPGSELAMDQYVAYVAVTTTLAAAGGAIAATVLSTITSGKPDLTMIINGILAGLVSITAGCGNMTFAGSWLAGAVGGLIVVVAVAALDSAGIDDPVGAFSVHGVCGVWGTIVIGLWGVDGMDPGAAGIGLLNGGGINQFFIQALGAAAYGIWTVVTCWIAWQIIGGFFGGIRVSEAEETQGLDIGEHGMEAYPDFASS